A stretch of DNA from Staphylococcus sp. KG4-3:
CATAAGTGTTATGGTGTTTGCCATGGTGAATTTCCATTGTTTGTTGATCAATGTGTGGTTCCAATGCATCAAAACCATAAGGTAAGTTTGGTAATTCAAAAGCCATAAATAATCATCCTCCTAATTAATCTTTAAATAAAGCATAACAACTAATTATGATAACAACAATTAATCTGCTTAAAGTTTAATTGAAACGTTATTGAATAATATTTGTCATCTTTAGTTACTCTACTAGTATATCTCAAATTGGACTTATTTAAACATGTTTATGCAACAATTTTAAAAATTCAATTTAATTCATACGAAAGACCTATGATTTATGGAAAATATTTTGTATTTTTACTCTCATTTGTACAATTTATAATCAAGCTTGTTGACAAGTTTCACATACGCCATAAACTTCTAATTTATGTGTATGGATATCAACTTTAGGAAGAAACGCTCTAATTTGTTCAATAGGACAGAAATCAATTACTTTTGTATCGCCACATGACTCGCATATAAAATGATGGTGGTGATGGTCTGTGCAAGCAATTCTAAATTTCATCTCTCCGTCTAATTCTGTGCCTTCAACTATACCTAAATCTTTAAATAAATGTAAATTACGATAAATTGTATCAAACGATATGCCTGGGAAATTTTTATCCATTTCTTGCTGGATTAATTTCGCGTTGATATATTTATCTTCAGAAACAAATATATCAAGCATTTCACGTCTCTTATTTGTATATTTATGTCCGTGATTTTTAATGATATTAATAG
This window harbors:
- a CDS encoding Fur family transcriptional regulator, giving the protein MKTEEAINIIKNHGHKYTNKRREMLDIFVSEDKYINAKLIQQEMDKNFPGISFDTIYRNLHLFKDLGIVEGTELDGEMKFRIACTDHHHHHFICESCGDTKVIDFCPIEQIRAFLPKVDIHTHKLEVYGVCETCQQA